Below is a genomic region from Henckelia pumila isolate YLH828 chromosome 3, ASM3356847v2, whole genome shotgun sequence.
AATTGCAAGTGCTTtcaaaactttgattttttttttctttttaaatgaaattttaataagATATTTAATATTGTTTGCATATATAAACATGTTTTCAACACTTGGTGTGTCTTTTGAATCATGAGTTTTGAagaaatcacaaaaaaaaaacaaaaacaaaacgtaTTCTAGATGAAATGGTATTAGAAATGCTCGAAAAAGTTTGTACTAGTTTGCCAAACAGCATTATCAACACTAGGATACAACTTTTTGTGCGCTCAGTGTGCACTACCTGGAAGTTCCAAGTAACATAATGGAAGCAAAGCACTTGCTGCCTATGCTTTCTAGAAGCTCTACCAAACACTATTTAAGTAGTCTCTAGGGGCGATGTGGCACCCCTTTTTAGGCGCCCTGACCCTTCTTCTGTTGTCTCCGAGCGTCTATTTTctttgagtttttttatttcGAGTTTCTTTCGTTTAATTTCAATTCATTATACCTCAAAATTCCAACAATATGTTAAAAGATTCGTGGGAAAGTAATGAGTTTTGTTTGTTGCCCGTTTACgaccaaattaaataaatttcgaTATTTGACCTTGCAGTCAGCTGCCAAAAAAACAACTCACAGCAGCATCACTTCCAGGCACTAGTGAAAACATACCATGGCTCATGGACTTCGTTTCACGAGTGTGTCCGCAAAATTCCTAGATGGGCCAGTGAGAGATCCATTAAAATATATGAGAAAGCCCAAAGAAAGCAATTCATTGATATTCTCATCAATTTGTGTCCACATTTGAATTTTCAGTCCTGCACGTGGTCCAGATTTGATTGTTTCTTCTTTCTCTGAATTGGATTTAGCTGCTCTGTTTGATCTTGAATTCCTTTCTAAGggacgatatatatatatatatatatatatatatatatatatatatatatatatatatatatatattgcatctGTTTAATACATACATTTACATTGAGTAGCACATGAAAAACAAATCCAGAAGCCCATACTAATAGATTTTTGTCTTGTACTTACGTGTATATATGAGTGTGATGAAAATTGATCTGATGTCGCAGGTAAGGGtgcaaacgagccgagctactcGCGAATAACTCGTGAGTAGTTTGGTCAACTCGAATCGAACTCGATTtgaccgagctcgagctcgagtagctcaAACATCCATCGAACTCGAGCTTGAGCTTTAAATATCTGtgttcgagtagctcgcgagctactcgataacacataaatatatctaatacaatataaatatatataaatataatatataaatatatagatTTGATATTATGAGCACCCATGATGTGCATTTTTGTGTGCACCGCTGACGTGACATCCTCTACATCCAATAGGTGAACGCTACATCAGCAGGTGCACACATAAGTGCACATGATAGGTGCTCACCATATCAAAACTctacaaatataatataatatttatttatttattaatatattttttattcatatatatatatatatatatatatatatatatgtatatatctatAATTTTCGAGCTCGAGCACGAAATTTactactcgatcgagctcgagctcgagtagttaCATATGAGTCGAGCTAGAGCTCGAGTAATGTACTACTCGGCTCGGCTCGACTCGATTACACCCTTAATCGCAGGTATAGATGCATATAATTAATATCAATTATGTAACAAAAATCTATCATAATTAATGTCACTAATCTCTATGGTTTGCCTAACTTTCTCTGCCATCTccaactgtttttttttttttttttttttttttttttttttttttcaaagaacATATGTATTAGCCAAAACTATTCCGTACAAAAGGGCTAAAAAGTAATGAGAGTGCATCCTCCCAAACAACACTATTCTTCTTCAACATTACATGCTTTGCCAAAACATGCGCCAAAACATGTGCTACCACATTTGTAGACCTATGAGCATAACAAACATCCCCTCTCGAGTTCAAAGCGATCGATTCCCCGAATCTGTGTCAATACATGTGCCGCTGGTGCTCGTAAGGCTGGACATCCAATCGCCTTTACAACATTTACCGCATCATGTCTCCACTATCCAATGAAACTTATTCCCTGCAAGACATCCTTCAGCACAGCTACTGCCTCTGCCATGAAGGGATCAAAACTCCCATACAAAAGTCTTCCTAGAGCAAAAATAACCATACCCTTATCATCCCATGCCACTACTCCAACACCAAAATAATTCATATTCTTTTGCACCGAAGCATCTACATCTCAGACAGTCTATCGATACCCGTACTCCCCTTCTAGCCAAATTAGCTCTCGCAGGAAGGGCCTCATGATCAAATTCATTTGATGAGAAAAATTCAATTGTGACAATTTTTGTAGCATTCTATGTTACAATAAGAGTTAATTCTACTTGTTAAGTTTTTATTGATGTGTTagttttttaaaacatataaattGTCATACATGTCAATCAATATGTAACATAGAATGTTACACCATTTTGTCATAGAAGAATTTTCCCCAGATTTGAGTTATCTTAGTTAATTATTAGAAAACAAATTCAAATACAACAATAACTATTGAAATAAAAACATTTTGATTTCCAGTACATTATAATCCGAAATATATATAAGATCTTACTTCAGAGTCCAGATCacaatatgatttttatttcaaattatccTAACTTATATATCTTTATTAAAATTTGTCCTACTTAATTAACTTAAATTGAATTACCACCACTCAAGAAATGAAAAACGAAATGCCATTGGACAAACATTTTCTCTTCGCTATATTTTATCGATCGATAGAAGTTACGCGTAGACCTGGCCACGGGCCGGGTCCGCAATAGGCCGacccttaaccggcccgccCGTGGCCGGTTCCGGTTCGGGTCTCGAAACCGCCGGTCCGGGTCCGGTTAACCGGCGGTTCCGGTTCCGGGTCGacccttattttttttaaaaaaattttttttttgtacaattgaactTTAAAAAGTCtatcaaatatttaattatctcaataaaaaaactattatatgtattaaataaaaatatattatatttcaacttttaacatcttataatattacatttattcaataaaaaatatatgacaTTTTAACTTTCAATGTTGTATATTACAAACTCTATCtagttcaataaaaaaatattatatttattaaataaaaaatatattacatttcaacttttcacatcttacattaaaaattatatatatatcaataaaaaatttattatatttattcaataaaaatatatattatatttcaacatcttatattaaaaactctatctatctcaattaaaaactctatttatctcaataaaaaatatattacatttcaaCTTTAAATATCTTGTATAAAAATGTTATTACATTTATTTATATTCAATCACATTCAATTAACTAATCAACACTTGACCTAGTGGCAAGAATTAGATCTCAAACTCATTTGGTTTTTGGTTCAAATCTCAACCATGTGTGggtatcaaatatatattatttaaatatattaaattaacaAATCAACACATCCCAAACTCATTTGATTTTGGGTTCAAATCTCACCCATGTGTGggtatcaaatatatattatttaaattattttttaaaattaaaataatattttaaaaagataaacCCGATGAGTCAACCCGACGAACCCGGAGAGTCGGACCCGCCGGGTTGAACCGGCCAACCCGCCGGGTCGGCGTGGCCTGTCCGTCCCGGTTCCGGGCTTGGCCAGGTCTAGTTACGCGCATTTGCCgtatttttcaaatatataatattcatATAATTTTGCTCGGATTCCTAGAGAAAAAAGTAGTTGATAAAAAATACACGCATACGTATTAAATAACTAATGGAAGCCCATGCCCCAATTCATCTCTCATCCTACATTATTATTGTTTAAAGGTATGAATACGGAGGATTATATgttatatttgatattatataaatatttttgatgtattttgaaaataattttttcaaataaaatagaaggataattttgtaattttatgtAAAATGTATAATCCAATGTGTAACCTTttatgtacatgtagcatttttCTTGTACAAATAAACCGAAAGCTTTCCTCCCTTAAACACAACACCCTTGTATAAATAAACCGAAAGCTTTCCTCCCTTAAACACAACACCCCAATTATTCCATTAAGCCATGGCCTCTCTTCAACTTCCATGCACACACTCCCCTTCGTGCTCCGACCACCGCCGCTCAACTCCTCACCGGCTCTTCCCCAAGCCCTCACACTTCAACACCCACCCAAAGCGCAGCCACCGCCTGCAAGTTTCCTGCACCGCCGCCCCAGACGGTGGCCAAAACCAAAATGTGGAAGGGAAGGTCGACAGAAGGAACATGCTTCTGGGTTTAGGCGGCCTCTACGGCGCCACCAACCTGGTTCCTACCCCTTCCGCCTCGGCCAATCCCATCCAATCGCCGCAACTAGACAAGTGTGGCGCCGCTACCAACTTGAATACCGGCAAGCAGCTAGACATCAATTGCTGCCCCCCGACTTCAGAAACTGTCGTTGATTACAAAATCCCTCCTTTTCTCCGCACCAAAACAAGGCCAGCGGCTCATAGAGTTTCACCCGAATACATTTTCAAGTACAACTTAGCCGTTGATCGGATGAAGCGTCTCCCGGCCGACGATCCACGTAACTTCATGCAACAAGCTAACATCCACTGCGCTTACTGCAACGGCGCTTACGATCAGCCCGGCCAAGGCACACTGGACCTTCAAGTCCATAATTCCTGGCTCTTCTTTCCTTTCCACAGGTGGTACCTTTATTTCTACGAGAGAATCCTTGGAAAACTCATCAACGATCCCACTTTCGCTTTACCATTCTGGAACTGGGACAATCCTAAAGGCATGACCATCCCACCCATGTTCGTCGATCCCAAATCTGCCATCTACAATGCCAAACGCAACCCGAAAAATCTGCCTCCCGCTGTGATAGATCTAGGCATGACTGGGAACACCGACACTCTTCAAGTTGTGGCCAACAACCTCACCGTAATGTACACCGAGATGATTCGTGGTAACTCCGACGCGTATGATTTCATGGGCAAGGCTTATAGAGAAGGAACCCCTGTCAATCCAGGCCCTGGTGCTTCCGAGCGTGGCTCTCACACAGCTGCCCACGTTTGGGTCGGAGATCCCAGAGAGCCCAGCGGAGAAGACTTGGGTAACTTCTACTCAGCAGGCAGGGACTCTTTATTTTACTGTCATCACGCAAATGTAGACCGAATGTGGACTCTATGGCAATACTTCTTGCCCAGCGCCAAAGTTCCAGACAAGAAGATCACAGACCCTGATTTCCTCAACACCTCGTTCCTGTTCTACGACGAGAATGCGAAGCTCGTTCGCGTGACTGTGAAGGACTGTTTAGATAATCTGAAAATGGGATTCGAGTACGAGAGAATCGATCTCCCATGGCTGGACTACAGGCCTCCACCCCAGACTGCCAAGGCTAGAATCGCCAGAGTCGCCTCCACGGCACCAAAAGCAGAGACTCTGTTTCCATTGGATCTGGACAGAGTGGTGAGGTTCGAAGTTTCCAAGACCAAGAAAGGGAAAGCCGACGAATTGCTGGTGTTGGAAAACATAACGGTGGACACATCCAAATTCCTCAAGTTCGACGTGTTTGTGAACGATGAAGACGACAATCCAGGGGAGCTGGACAAGGCCGCTTACGCAGGAACATACGCGCAGGTGCCGCACAAAACGAACAGCCCATCGGCCGCCACTTCGATCCGGCTGAAGCTGACGGATTTGTACGAGGACATGGATATCGCGGACGATGACACCATTGTCGTGACCTTGGTGCCCAGACATGAGGGTCCTGGTGTCACCATTGGTGGTATCAAAATCATCGAGAATCCTACTCCTACCACATCCAGTTAACTGATGTCCAGGTTTCCTCGGATCATTAATGTTTGTATGAATAAGACTTCGTGCAGTACTACTGGTCCTCTCTTGTTTTCTCCAATAAGTTCATTTCCATTGGCACAATGCAGTTCAGGTGCTTTTGTTTGATTCTGTTTTCTGTATCGATCGTTTTCTCTCGAATTAATGTTGCACTCTTCTACATATGTTGCTCCACTTGTCTGATGTTGAAATAAACTTTGGATTATTGTGCTCGAATTAATCATTTTGTTGCTAAAATTGGAATATCTATGTATTACTTCTTGGAGGAGTGTACTATAACCGATCTTTACtttgaaaatgaattaaggGTTTCTTTAGATATTCTATGGTACGTCGTTCTTTTGTTTTTTCTCCATGTGTTTTTTGTGAGACGATTTTCTTGTAAACGTTTGGAGAAATATAAGAAATCATTGGGTTTCTTCCCGATCTTAGGATAGAAAATTCGACCCATGAGACATGAATATTATTCATGGGTATTGTCACCTACTCCGTTGGTAAGTTTATCCGTGAGTATTTCAAGTTTTCAACAATATTTATTTGATCTATTTCattttgattaatttattcATATCTATGAATATATAGCTTTCATCATCGTGAATTTCTTCCCGCttgttatttatgttatatttcgTTTTGTCTTTTCATCTGTCTTTAGTTATATAGTTTTATTAAGTTtactttattaaattaatatcgaTTGCTACAtgtatatttttctttaaattatttatatttttttttgtttttgaaatattatttaaatattttttaaataaggacaaaatttgaaattactttataaaatttaaaattcaacaaTTTCTTAAACTGTATGAAAATACACACGTCTAAATGATCAATGAGATGGAAGGAATAATATTTGAACTCGCTAGATGTTTTGGCGATATCACACTTGATACTAATTATGTTGACATTCTTTTTTCAAGTGTGATGTAAGGTGTAAAATAATACATCAAGAGAAAGCATAGAATTAGCCGAatcgacatatatatatatatttttttgaagcaCGTAGAatcaacatataaatatatgcaTGTATGTAAGTCAAATTAAAAGCAGAGACAAAAATTTCTCCACAATTCCAAATTAATATATTGAGCCATCTTAGAGTTttcacatgcatatatatatatatatgctataATATATTATCAGATTTCCGTCATTCTTGACAGTTGCTAAGCGTGCTAATTAATGGTTATTTATATATTTGCTTCGGAGTACACAACCACACACCCCAACAGTTCATATACAtatttctttttaattcaatttcggggtcgaaatataaaaattatagatattattgaaccaaaacgtaaaccatatataaatatatttctaTGTTCTCTATTCAAAATATCAACATTTTTAGATGTTCGTAATATTTCATGGAAAATGGAGACGTAACATAAGTATATATAGGGgtggtttttcggtataccgtactaAAATACCGATATTaattgaaaaaattcataccgatatcgatatcgaaattctgaaattttgatattaaaAAAATCCATACTAATATACCgtacatattttaaaataattcggtataccgaatgcATGCATGTCATTTTTAAACGGCAATTAagctataataatatttaaattaatcacCTTCCATTATGATTAATATATGGatcattttgttttttaaaaactgGGAAGGAAAAGTGAATCGGAGTCACAATTGTAATGTGCAAAATAGGGCCCCCGTCACCTTTTTtcgaacaaattttttttataaatttttttttctgtatAATTCTTTAGATATATTAAAGTTTTCactatatttgttttttttaaaataattagttaacTTATTTGCAGgatttttaagtataatatCGCATTCATGTCGGTGGAGCTAAAACACGGTAATAAATTGGTAATATCGAAATAGGAAGGTTACGTTGCAAATTGAATTTAATGTGAATTTGTTttaactttaaaatattttagataaCGCGGCTAAAAACGGCTCAACATATAAGTCATCCAAGtcgataatttattttttttttactaaaggGTGGGGTTAGTGGGCATAAATCGAAGACCTCTCCCAATTGTGATAGAGGTGATGCCCTTTGACCAAGAGGTTATTGGCCAAGTCGATAAATTAGTTAAGTAATGTTTTTCACTTAATTTATGTCCAAATAAATTGCTCGGGATTCGAGCTAGGGGGTTAGGTGGGGGACACTTTTATCTCAGGGTAGTTGTGTGCGCGATCCTAGCTAGCTATTTGTTATAATAATTGAGgggatcaatttttattttatgataaattataaaaaaatagatagattatattattataaataacacTTTAAGACAATATCACAAGTTAATTTATGAGGTGGACTTCTTATTTGACATGATAAATGAAACAATGAAAATTTACTTTTCATCATAAGTGTTATATCGATCAATGTCAGATATTCACCCAACATTTCATAttgaaaaatcaagaaaaaaataatgaattaataaaatgaaataatatCTCGATTgatacgaatttttttttttgaagtacaaaaacaaaacatcatTGTGTATGTTTAAAATAGACAATATTATATATCAAGAGATATCTAGTTTCCGTCGTATTGTAGAGGGACTACTCAACAAACAAATGTACTCTGTCACCAACGGTGCTTAATAATAACTTTGTGATTGTAAAATTTGGCAGATGGAGTATTAATGTAGAGAAGGTGGATCTTGACAAAAAATAGGGGAAATCTGTTGATTGATGGTGATTGGCTTGCTAGGGTTAGTGTAGGAGTAAAATGCAAAAGGATCAAGTGGCCGCATCTCACTTGTCAATTCTTCGCTTCTGGAATCGTGCCCATTATATCTAATAATAAAACCAAACTTTATGACCTTATCCATTCAATAATTTAAAGTAAAGTGCACCCGGTGTAGCATCTGACCTTTATTGGGCATGAGATTCATATAAATGTGTGAATTTCATACCCAATGAAGGGTCAAGATCTATCGGGTGAAGAGCACCCGGTGGAGCATAAAACATCCCGTTCTTATATCTTCAATATTCTTCTCTAGTTCTCTTTTTTTTAACGGATCATTCATCTTTAATttgtttataaatttttatagtaAATATTTGTACACACTAAATTCTTAATATCCATGTATGATGTACCaggttcatatatatataacatgtaTTCTTCATCCACTAACTTACATATGGTGTACACACACAATTTTATGTCGATACATTAAAAACAAGACCGGTTAACTTGATTGGTAGACATATAGAACTGATCAAACATCTAAGGTGATagatctttttcttttcttgatctttatttatattttttattttggcaAATAGTGTCCTAATTAATTGATATGCCAAATTAAACACGAactcagaaaataaataaatttataaaatatccTTAATCGAACATTTTATTAAAATGATATGGCATCGTGATGAAAATTTAATATTGCATagtttataaataaacaaaacacgTAACGAAGCGTTCAATATAAAAATCCTAAAAACACACAtgtatttcaaatatttgaCCAAACCGCGACAAAAATAaaagtttcaaaattttgtttaatatatatttctaaaacaaaaattttgtttaatCAAAAAGTGTACACGTGGGTATGCATATCCACCTAACTCGGTCTATGCACGTGAATTCCCCAAGTGAAACCTAACTCCAATACATACATACagactatatatatgtatatatattttattttttgaatatcgTACATAGTAGTATAAATTGAATGATAGTAATGGCCAATCGATTCAATTTTCAATGCACATGCCTAATGCCTTTActagatattattattattattattattgaaaatgCCTAATGCCTTTActagatattattattattattattattattattataaggtGAGAGCCCACAGACACTACATTTCGATGCGCACAGGATAAACTTTGGACTAGTGCAATAGTTTGCAAACTACATTAGCTAGGTAAATCGTGCAGACATTATCTTTCTATGTGCACTAAATAAACCGCACATACGCTATCTTTCGTGTGCACTAGATAAATTTTCAAACTAACGaatgcaatagcctgcaaactacatTAGTCAGGTAAACCGATGACAATTCATGCGCGAGTCTGCGACAGACTAGTCCAAATAGATGTTGATAGTGGAATCGAAGTCCTAGCCAATGGCCTCTGGTCAAACGCTCACATGCTTCACCAACTCGAACACCCTCTTAAagtcaataataataattattattattagccaTATGGTCCACAATTCTTATTATTCTTATTCTTTTTCACAtaaattcttattattttatttgacaTATAAATTATAtgatacatatattttattcaacatgattcatgaaaaaatattattatgcaTATAAAAAGTACTATtatttatcatggaacaatatATTAAATCGATCCCTTTGTGAGACTGTCTTGAACAACACTGTCAGCACATACTATTTGTTGTTTTCCCCACTCCAGAACATATGTTTCTTGAATG
It encodes:
- the LOC140890659 gene encoding polyphenol oxidase I, chloroplastic-like, with translation MASLQLPCTHSPSCSDHRRSTPHRLFPKPSHFNTHPKRSHRLQVSCTAAPDGGQNQNVEGKVDRRNMLLGLGGLYGATNLVPTPSASANPIQSPQLDKCGAATNLNTGKQLDINCCPPTSETVVDYKIPPFLRTKTRPAAHRVSPEYIFKYNLAVDRMKRLPADDPRNFMQQANIHCAYCNGAYDQPGQGTLDLQVHNSWLFFPFHRWYLYFYERILGKLINDPTFALPFWNWDNPKGMTIPPMFVDPKSAIYNAKRNPKNLPPAVIDLGMTGNTDTLQVVANNLTVMYTEMIRGNSDAYDFMGKAYREGTPVNPGPGASERGSHTAAHVWVGDPREPSGEDLGNFYSAGRDSLFYCHHANVDRMWTLWQYFLPSAKVPDKKITDPDFLNTSFLFYDENAKLVRVTVKDCLDNLKMGFEYERIDLPWLDYRPPPQTAKARIARVASTAPKAETLFPLDLDRVVRFEVSKTKKGKADELLVLENITVDTSKFLKFDVFVNDEDDNPGELDKAAYAGTYAQVPHKTNSPSAATSIRLKLTDLYEDMDIADDDTIVVTLVPRHEGPGVTIGGIKIIENPTPTTSS